In Candidatus Epulonipiscium viviparus, one DNA window encodes the following:
- a CDS encoding S-layer homology domain-containing protein, whose amino-acid sequence MIKKISFLLTVAILLQPLSIQATNTFIEIDDPYLLEELLQNADKNHNGYIEQVEALNLNKLQLDNLYVTDIRPLKHFPNLTSIVTQRHSITDISALASLSNLTYLDLKNDTKSSTKPGITNISPLRNLTNLTYLNLSNNNISDLRPLSNLTGLKNLLLEDNNISLVYPISNLTELTIINIKNNPVSDYMSLSNLTGLKRLYLDDDKITLADEIALINTGINVYTVTPKPDSKDEFVVEIPMDNIDLPYNQLDHIENRDQAVSVMEDIVDNLSAVQKEDRQVTEMVATYAEEAVIQVASKSINRNELINYDLVVDLEAEANQTAAALEDTIANGGIELNRELDRNVLLTAIEDLTTVITLDTSLAQSQGIDNLRVETKDVDLELNMDDFKKENWTEPLKITLEQKGSGVQGDSTNYNNTSYAISYSPKMPEKPITIGLPKTVGDLNYQAAFRNNELVGGKYNPATDKIEMQSNLEGDFIVAENYQNFTDIANKSVQMQEAIKMLVSKGIMDSNTATEFGPDDAVTRAEIATMLVKIIYAYDLTADGGYIDVFPTDWFHAGVGSATNEGIMEGYQDNTFKPNSLVLKDEAISVIARVLQMEKGYSTPSNITDYLSQYVDAKDIPAWAAADIAFATRENLIMRRTDGMFLPSSVMTKGEIAMILKKLFDRIG is encoded by the coding sequence ATGATCAAAAAAATTAGTTTTTTATTAACTGTCGCAATATTGTTACAACCATTATCTATACAAGCTACAAACACATTCATAGAAATCGATGACCCATACCTTTTAGAAGAACTTTTACAAAATGCGGATAAAAATCATAACGGATATATAGAACAAGTCGAAGCGCTAAATTTGAATAAACTACAACTAGATAATCTATACGTTACAGACATTAGACCACTCAAACATTTTCCTAATTTAACCAGTATTGTCACTCAGAGACATAGCATAACTGATATAAGCGCCCTAGCAAGCTTATCTAATCTCACGTATTTAGATTTGAAAAATGATACAAAATCTTCAACGAAACCTGGTATAACTAATATATCACCACTGAGAAATTTAACCAATTTAACTTATCTCAATTTGAGTAACAACAATATTAGCGATCTCAGACCACTCTCAAATTTAACCGGTTTAAAAAATTTACTTCTAGAAGACAACAACATTTCTCTTGTCTATCCCATAAGCAATCTAACAGAACTTACTATTATAAACATAAAGAATAATCCAGTATCAGATTATATGTCTTTATCAAATTTGACGGGTTTAAAAAGATTGTATTTGGACGATGATAAAATTACATTAGCAGATGAGATAGCATTAATAAATACTGGTATTAATGTATACACTGTGACACCTAAACCCGATAGTAAAGATGAATTTGTGGTAGAAATTCCTATGGATAATATAGATTTGCCATATAACCAATTAGACCACATAGAAAATCGTGACCAGGCAGTTTCGGTGATGGAAGACATAGTAGATAATTTATCTGCTGTTCAAAAAGAAGATAGGCAGGTTACAGAGATGGTCGCTACATACGCAGAAGAAGCCGTAATTCAAGTTGCCAGCAAGTCAATCAATCGCAATGAGTTGATAAACTATGATTTGGTAGTGGACTTAGAAGCTGAAGCGAATCAGACAGCTGCAGCGCTAGAAGATACTATAGCAAATGGAGGAATCGAATTAAACCGCGAATTGGATCGGAATGTATTGCTGACTGCAATAGAAGATTTAACGACAGTTATAACATTGGATACGTCTCTCGCACAATCGCAAGGGATCGATAACCTTAGAGTTGAAACCAAGGATGTGGATCTAGAACTTAATATGGATGACTTTAAAAAAGAAAATTGGACCGAGCCACTCAAAATAACATTAGAACAAAAAGGTTCGGGAGTGCAAGGAGATAGTACAAACTATAATAATACTAGCTATGCTATTAGTTATAGTCCAAAAATGCCAGAAAAGCCTATAACTATAGGGCTTCCAAAAACAGTTGGTGACTTAAACTATCAGGCAGCATTTAGAAATAATGAACTGGTGGGCGGAAAATATAATCCTGCAACAGACAAAATAGAAATGCAATCTAATTTGGAAGGCGACTTTATTGTTGCAGAAAATTATCAAAACTTTACAGACATTGCAAACAAAAGTGTACAGATGCAAGAAGCTATTAAAATGCTGGTCTCCAAAGGAATTATGGATAGCAACACTGCTACTGAATTTGGGCCAGATGACGCTGTAACGAGGGCCGAAATCGCCACTATGCTAGTGAAAATTATCTATGCATATGATTTAACAGCAGATGGAGGATATATCGACGTATTTCCAACCGATTGGTTTCATGCTGGAGTGGGCTCGGCGACAAATGAGGGAATCATGGAAGGATACCAAGACAATACATTTAAGCCAAATTCACTGGTATTAAAAGATGAAGCCATTTCAGTTATTGCACGTGTTTTGCAAATGGAAAAGGGATATTCAACGCCATCAAATATAACAGATTACCTTTCTCAATATGTGGACGCTAAAGATATACCGGCCTGGGCAGCGGCAGATATTGCCTTTGCAACGAGAGAAAACTTGATTATGAGACGTACCGATGGAATGTTTTTGCCTTCATCAGTAATGACGAAAGGCGAAATTGCAATGATTCTCAAAAAACTATTTGATAGAATAGGATAG
- a CDS encoding leucine-rich repeat domain-containing protein — MKHKWLIAATIIISSTHLFATDAVNFTDENLHRAILEQVDSNGNRQIERNELADLSTLNLYDEQLVNSAPIASLIGLKNLDISNNQFSNLSIVAFMKNLTTLGASRNSITNIEHIQNLTNLEQLHLNDNKLINIYPLATLTKLRTLYINNNNISDITSLSELKNLVSLNVSNNKISNISSLANLTNLEELNLANNQISDIAALENLTNLNYVNLSGNPLNIRDAKTLEILNNLKNGGARIVYDSEIPKNAKTPVVSTSVATAKFQNYLADIAPTPLPNLSYKNLDNLEDADDLIVVLEAAMAELTTIHFVDEYITEVFTQFAEEAIEQMCYKRIHQNTLTIDSSTVAHLADDANTIADALPTVFALQGLELNRPIEKTVSVATKGNYKANVTLDPSLTQLNINSIKIITTEAEIIVDIEDLPNTPVTISMTRKDNSNVDYEGVDYDNSSYIVTSTPTIPLKIGLRLADEDDPQNQAILRDGINEGGKYNPATNKIEASSKQNGAYTVEITKPRFKDLTTTTKQMRTAIELVAAKGIMNGVAEEEFAPNEIVLKKDLAAILENIGYSAAAALESADPLLRIDMVATITQALLDEQKYLLPLYPANYLVDYADMAAIPDWAAELVALATREDLIPIRIDGNFAPNEPVTRGELAIALKLLFDRIGN, encoded by the coding sequence ATGAAGCACAAGTGGCTCATAGCAGCAACTATAATAATATCTTCGACCCATTTATTTGCAACAGATGCGGTGAATTTTACAGATGAAAATCTGCATAGGGCAATTTTAGAGCAAGTGGATAGCAATGGCAATAGGCAAATCGAAAGAAATGAGCTTGCTGATTTATCAACGTTAAATTTATATGACGAACAACTTGTGAACAGCGCACCTATTGCAAGCTTGATAGGATTAAAAAATTTAGATATTTCAAATAATCAGTTTAGCAATTTATCTATTGTAGCATTTATGAAAAATCTCACCACATTGGGTGCGTCACGAAATAGTATAACAAATATTGAGCACATACAAAATTTAACAAATTTGGAGCAGCTACATCTAAATGACAATAAGCTGATTAATATATATCCTCTCGCTACACTAACAAAACTGAGAACATTATATATTAACAACAACAATATATCGGATATAACATCTTTAAGCGAACTAAAAAATCTTGTATCACTAAACGTAAGCAACAATAAAATAAGTAACATTTCATCGCTAGCCAATCTCACCAATTTAGAGGAGCTAAATTTAGCAAACAACCAAATATCAGATATCGCTGCCTTAGAAAATTTGACAAACCTAAACTATGTAAATTTGTCTGGAAATCCATTAAATATACGGGATGCCAAAACTTTAGAAATACTAAATAATCTAAAAAATGGAGGAGCTCGCATAGTTTATGATAGCGAAATACCAAAAAATGCCAAAACTCCAGTAGTGTCAACCTCTGTTGCAACAGCAAAATTTCAAAACTATTTGGCAGACATCGCCCCAACTCCACTTCCAAACTTGTCGTACAAAAATTTGGATAACTTAGAGGATGCAGATGATCTGATTGTTGTATTAGAAGCGGCAATGGCGGAGTTGACTACTATCCATTTTGTGGATGAATATATTACAGAAGTATTTACACAATTTGCCGAAGAAGCGATCGAACAAATGTGTTACAAGCGGATTCATCAAAACACATTAACCATAGATTCTAGCACTGTCGCTCACCTTGCCGATGATGCGAATACTATAGCAGATGCGCTTCCAACAGTTTTTGCCTTACAAGGTCTCGAGCTGAACCGTCCAATAGAGAAGACGGTATCGGTAGCGACAAAAGGGAACTACAAAGCTAATGTAACGCTGGACCCTTCTTTAACACAATTAAATATCAATAGTATTAAAATTATAACAACAGAAGCAGAAATAATCGTCGATATCGAGGATCTGCCAAACACTCCTGTTACAATATCTATGACACGAAAAGATAATAGCAACGTGGACTATGAGGGCGTGGATTATGATAATTCCAGTTATATCGTAACATCCACACCGACGATTCCGTTAAAAATAGGCTTGAGATTGGCAGATGAAGATGATCCACAAAACCAGGCGATTCTTCGCGATGGAATTAATGAAGGCGGCAAATACAATCCTGCAACAAATAAAATTGAAGCTTCATCTAAACAAAATGGAGCATATACAGTAGAAATAACTAAGCCAAGATTTAAGGATTTGACAACAACTACAAAACAAATGAGAACAGCAATTGAGTTGGTTGCCGCAAAAGGCATTATGAACGGTGTGGCAGAAGAAGAATTTGCACCAAACGAGATCGTGTTGAAAAAGGACTTGGCAGCAATACTGGAAAATATAGGATATTCTGCAGCGGCAGCGCTGGAGTCTGCAGATCCACTGTTGCGCATAGATATGGTTGCGACAATCACGCAAGCTTTATTAGATGAGCAGAAGTATTTACTACCACTATATCCAGCCAACTATTTGGTAGATTACGCCGATATGGCAGCTATTCCAGACTGGGCAGCCGAGCTAGTCGCATTAGCAACAAGAGAAGATTTGATACCGATAAGAATTGATGGTAATTTTGCTCCAAATGAACCGGTAACCAGAGGTGAACTTGCTATAGCTTTGAAATTACTATTTGACAGGATTGGAAATTAA
- a CDS encoding PP2C family protein-serine/threonine phosphatase, with translation MIISGRSDVGTNRSVNQDSLYVKKMKVGRHKVCLAVVSDGIGSFKKGGLAAHTITRSVRGWAEDGLIQSIQRQDTIETITEQINDLLITINNYIIYTASMQNIVTGATVSLLLTIDNKYTVAHVGDSRIYKLGSMGLSIITRDHCIIRDGKTLLAQCIGHNTDIEIFNAHGDVKRRDMFFVCTDGFYKWVDLNRLVRNQRWVINTYQLINYMNNLFTQVKGTYCSDDISTAIIKFM, from the coding sequence ATGATAATAAGCGGACGAAGTGACGTAGGAACAAACAGATCTGTAAATCAAGATAGTTTATATGTAAAAAAGATGAAAGTTGGTCGGCACAAAGTTTGTCTGGCTGTTGTTAGCGATGGCATTGGTAGCTTTAAGAAAGGTGGATTGGCTGCTCATACAATAACAAGAAGTGTCAGAGGTTGGGCAGAAGATGGTCTTATTCAGAGTATACAGAGGCAAGATACTATAGAAACTATTACCGAGCAGATAAACGATTTGTTAATTACGATTAATAATTATATTATATATACAGCCTCAATGCAAAATATTGTAACTGGAGCAACTGTTTCATTGTTATTAACCATAGATAATAAATATACAGTCGCACATGTTGGAGACAGCCGTATATATAAGCTAGGGAGTATGGGCCTATCTATTATAACACGAGATCACTGCATTATACGTGATGGAAAGACCTTACTTGCTCAATGTATTGGGCATAATACGGATATTGAGATTTTTAACGCACACGGAGACGTTAAAAGACGAGATATGTTTTTTGTATGCACTGATGGATTTTATAAATGGGTTGACCTAAATCGATTAGTGAGAAATCAAAGATGGGTAATTAATACGTATCAGCTAATTAATTATATGAATAATCTATTTACTCAAGTTAAGGGAACATACTGTAGTGATGATATATCTACAGCAATTATTAAATTTATGTAA